One genomic region from Alosa alosa isolate M-15738 ecotype Scorff River chromosome 12, AALO_Geno_1.1, whole genome shotgun sequence encodes:
- the LOC125305088 gene encoding uncharacterized protein LOC125305088 — protein MSYLCYGQDEERKTASMAKRKTASLVWTDDEVQLLLKVTLDYKASVAADRPGFDWESSHSKYWDILQRFLDNYPSAEAASAMGKDFPHKKKDITKAQLTSKLKNMRTKYRQSAEAGQKNPRGRVVLLFYKMCETIWGSSPVIHPIYGGMETSDVSPETPTASEESLNEEMDNRRQQLDTSLANHRNKLKRLRPSDVVQEDLEIKRQLLRQLETTDSQFINTIGRLSSSVDRMNSNIELLVQHLVGKSRHNYVPPPSPQPQPIGSTRGLEEFSPLTGLFKVELS, from the exons ATGAGCTATCTATGCTATGGCCAAGACGAGGAACGGAAGACTGCGTCCATGGCCAAGAGGAAGACTGCGTCCCTCGTATGGACCGATGATGAAGTCCAATTGTTACTCAAAGTAACATTGGACTACAAGGCGAGTGTGGCGGCAGACAGGCCAGGTTTTGATTGGGAGTCGTCCCACAGCAAGTACTGGGATATTTTGCAAAGGTTCCTCGATAACTACCCCTCAGCTGAGGCTGCGTCTGCAATGGGAAAGGATTTCCCGCACAAAAAGAAGGACATTACAAAAG CTCAATTGACATCAAAATTGAAGAACATGCGGACCAAGTATAGGCAATCCGCTGAAGCCGGTCAAAAGAATCCCCGTGGGCGAGTGGTGCTTCTGTTTTACAAGATGTGCGAAACCATTTGGGGAAGTTCACCAGTCATACACCCCATCTATGGGGGGATGGAGACAAGCGATGTGAGCCCTGAAACACCCACCGCAAGCGAGGAGTCATTGAACGAGGAGATGGACAATCGCCGTCAGCAACTCGACACTTCTTTGGCAAACCACCGGAATAAATTGAAGAGGCTGCGTCCCTCGGATGTTGTTCAGGAGGACCTGGAAATTAAGAGAcagctcctccgtcagctcGAGACAACGGACAGTCAGTTCATTAACACCATAGGCCGTTTGTCATCCTCCGTGGACCGCATGAACTCCAACATCGAGCTGCTGGTCCAGCACCTAGTGGGCAAGAGCAGGCACAACTATGTGCCCCCACCATCACCCCAACCACAGCCTATTGGTAGCACGAGGGGCCTTGAAGAGTTCTCCCCCCTGACAGGTTTGTTTAAAGTCGAGCTCTCCTGA